A genome region from Deinococcus sp. KNUC1210 includes the following:
- a CDS encoding Crp/Fnr family transcriptional regulator yields the protein MSSERAAHLLRLSALFQAAPAADVQALAELAQRRMLHRGDVLFSQGDPAESLYVVESGWLKVSKLAARGQRELVLHLSGPRQVVAGVGVFVEGASYSASAAALEAVSVLTLSAEAVRHRTVHSPGLAQAVIAHFAKRHADLLERLDELLFSDLNARLARLLLEHTPPGATLLLPTNSELAARLNTVPELVSRKLGEFYRQGFISLERRRVRITDEAALRSLTGP from the coding sequence GTGTCGTCAGAGCGAGCCGCCCACCTCCTGCGGCTGAGCGCCCTGTTTCAGGCGGCTCCCGCTGCCGATGTGCAGGCCTTGGCAGAGCTGGCGCAGCGGCGAATGCTGCACCGAGGAGACGTGCTGTTTTCTCAGGGCGATCCGGCAGAGTCTCTGTACGTGGTCGAGTCGGGCTGGCTGAAAGTGTCCAAACTGGCGGCACGCGGTCAGCGCGAACTGGTGCTGCATCTGAGTGGCCCCCGGCAGGTCGTGGCAGGTGTCGGCGTGTTCGTGGAAGGTGCCAGTTATTCCGCCAGTGCTGCGGCGCTGGAAGCTGTGAGCGTGCTGACTCTGAGTGCCGAGGCGGTGCGCCACCGAACTGTGCACTCTCCGGGTCTGGCCCAGGCGGTCATCGCCCATTTTGCAAAGCGACATGCAGACCTGCTCGAACGGCTCGACGAACTGCTGTTCAGCGATCTGAATGCGCGGCTGGCCCGCCTGCTGCTGGAACACACGCCGCCCGGAGCGACGCTGCTCTTGCCAACCAACTCGGAACTTGCTGCCCGCCTGAACACCGTGCCGGAACTGGTCAGCCGCAAACTGGGCGAGTTTTACCGACAGGGGTTCATTTCGTTGGAACGCCGCAGGGTAAGGATCACGGATGAAGCGGCGCTTCGGAGCCTGACCGGGCCATAA
- a CDS encoding ferredoxin family protein, whose product MTYVITSRCAGVKDGACREVCPCDCIYDAGEQFVINPDDCIDCGACVAVCPVGAVFADLDLPAADSAALHFNRAFFER is encoded by the coding sequence ATGACTTACGTGATTACCTCCCGCTGCGCTGGCGTGAAAGACGGTGCCTGCCGCGAAGTCTGTCCCTGTGACTGCATCTACGATGCAGGCGAACAGTTCGTGATCAACCCGGACGACTGTATCGACTGCGGTGCCTGTGTCGCGGTCTGCCCGGTGGGGGCGGTCTTTGCCGATCTCGACCTTCCAGCAGCAGACTCGGCAGCGCTGCACTTCAACCGCGCTTTTTTTGAAAGATGA
- a CDS encoding SCO family protein gives MKALTALLLTLAAIMGGVLAYRTYAPAALHGTPLDTPHALSPVDLLRDDGRRVNLADSGGKRRLIFFGYTKCPDVCPATLGVLARAWDTLNADQKSKLEVQLISVDPDFDRPAVLRRYLDAFSGAFRGYTGTLAEIGAAEKSLYVYAAKGTAPGTLIHGDGVALVDEQSRFVRVYDNAAVTQGELSADLPKLLR, from the coding sequence ATGAAAGCGCTGACGGCCCTGCTGCTGACCCTCGCAGCCATCATGGGCGGCGTGCTGGCCTACCGCACGTATGCGCCCGCCGCACTGCATGGCACCCCCCTCGACACCCCCCATGCCCTGAGCCCGGTCGATCTGCTGCGCGACGACGGCAGGCGCGTCAATCTGGCAGATTCCGGCGGCAAACGGCGGCTGATCTTCTTCGGCTACACCAAGTGTCCGGATGTCTGCCCCGCCACTCTGGGCGTGCTGGCCCGCGCCTGGGACACGCTGAACGCCGATCAGAAATCGAAGCTGGAGGTGCAGCTCATCAGCGTCGATCCGGATTTTGATCGCCCAGCCGTGCTGCGCCGCTACCTGGACGCCTTCAGCGGAGCCTTCCGGGGCTACACGGGAACGCTGGCCGAGATCGGGGCTGCCGAGAAATCACTGTATGTGTACGCCGCCAAGGGTACCGCGCCCGGCACACTGATTCACGGTGACGGTGTGGCGCTCGTAGACGAGCAGAGCCGCTTCGTGCGGGTGTATGACAATGCGGCGGTTACTCAGGGCGAGCTGAGCGCCGATCTGCCGAAGCTGCTGCGGTAG